From Quercus lobata isolate SW786 unplaced genomic scaffold, ValleyOak3.0 Primary Assembly Scq3eQI_428, whole genome shotgun sequence, one genomic window encodes:
- the LOC115973688 gene encoding uncharacterized protein LOC115973688, with protein MDNGKRPQMEEADLTNPEILKYYFLLCNEIFPDAKKMGIQEFKCIKKELNERFNLDFRIVDVVNKYRDIYYKWQIWENFVNNKEFVLAHACTADVSWLQSKSEECLDTISVDKEGQPSIGLLKFVFGSSANGSKGSDSLKPTATVHEHVGDSSRDLEFHEPKTNSSNEISLDDRHNISESSKCVRLGYCPKRIKMNGSCWTRTALEDDVFQVRKTLRLVSKTCGLMSNKHFYLFTGRLLMNPRERSWFYFVEPSLRLRYLEKQFKKFSADRVIPEPTQPTGADPTVPPLAPTD; from the exons ATGGATAATGGTAAACGACCCCAGATGGAAGAAGCCGATTTGACTAATCCGGAAAtcttgaaatattattttttgttgtgcaATGAAATATTCCCAGACGCCAAAAAAATGGGTATACAGGAGTTTAAATGTATTAAGAAGGAACTGAATGAGAGATTTAACTTGGATTTTAGGATAGTAGATGTTGTGAACAAATATAGAGATATTTATTACAAGTGGcaaatttgggaaaattttgttaataataagGAATTCGTCTTAGCCCACGCCTGTACAGCGGACGTATCATGGCTGCAAAGTAAGTCCGAG GAATGTCTTGATACAATTTCTGTAGACAAAGAAGGTCAGCCAAGTATAGGCCTCTTGAAATTTGTATTTGGAAGCTCAGCAAATGGTAGCAAAGGAAGTGATTCTTTGAAGCCAACGGCAACAGTACATGAGCATGTTGGGGACTCTTCAAGGGACTTGGAATTCCATGAGCCAAAAACCAACTCCTCCAATGAAATCAGTTTAGATGACCGCCACAATATTTCTGAAAGTAGCAAATGTGTAAGATTAGGCTACTGtccaaagagaataaaaatgaatggTAGTTGTTGGACACGGACTGCTTTAGAGGATGACGTGTTTCAGGTGAGAAAAACATTGAGGTTGGTCTCAAAAACTTGTGGCTTGATGTCAAATAAACATTTCTATTTGTTCACGGGGAGATTATTGATGAATCCACGTGAAAGATCGTGGTTTTATTTTGTCGAGCCCTCATTGCGTTTGAGATATCTAGAAAAACAGTTTAAAAAGTTTAGTGCAGACAGAGTGATACCAGAGCCGACCCAACCGACCGGCGCCGACCCGACCGTACCGCCTCTGGCACCAACCGACTGA